In Phacochoerus africanus isolate WHEZ1 chromosome 14, ROS_Pafr_v1, whole genome shotgun sequence, one genomic interval encodes:
- the GPR142 gene encoding LOW QUALITY PROTEIN: probable G-protein coupled receptor 142 (The sequence of the model RefSeq protein was modified relative to this genomic sequence to represent the inferred CDS: deleted 1 base in 1 codon), whose translation MLRGSCRDPQKKPQVTQDSGPRSMRLTGQGTAGQPRATLLPTANGSGLSQEFEGHWPEIPGRSPCVAGVIPVIYYSVLLGLGLPVNLLTTAALARLAARTRKPSYCYLLALTASDIVTQVVIVFVGFLLQGAVLAREVPRAVVRTANILEFAANHASVWIAVLLTVDRYSALCHPLHHRATSSPGRTRRAIAAVLGAALLTGIPFYWWLDVWRDADPPSTMDKVLKWAHCLIVYFIPCGVFLVANSAIICRLRRRSQRGLPPRVGKSTAILLGVTTLFTLLWAPRIFVMLYHLYVAPVSRDWRVHLALDVANMAAMLNTAVNFGLYCFVSKTFRATVREVIHDTHLPCGLGSRSVGMVAEPVLKAPGLPRGAEL comes from the exons ATGCTGAGAGGGAGCTGCAGGGACCCCCAGAAAAAGCCACAG GTGACCCAAGACTCAGGACCCAGGAGCATGAGGCTTACGGGACAAGGCACAG CTGGCCAGCCTCGAGCGACCCTGCTGCCTACCGCCAATGGCAGTGGGCTGAGCCAGGAGTTTGAAGGCCATTGGCCAGAGATCCCAGGGAGGTCCCCATGTGTGGCCGGTGTCATCCCTGTCATCTACTACAGCGTcctgctgggcctggggctgcctG TTAATCTCCTGACCACAGCGGCCCTGGCCCGCCTTGCCGCCAGGACCAGGAAGCCTTCCTACTGCTACCTTCTGGCGCTCACAGCCTCGGATATCGTCACCCAGGTGGTCATCGTGTTCGTGGGCTTCCTCCTGCAGGGCGCCGTGCTGGCCCGGGAGGTGCCCCGGGCCGTGGTGCGCACGGCAAACATCCTGGAGTTTGCGGCCAACCATGCCTCAGTCTGGATCGCTGTCCTGCTCACGGTCGACCGGTACAGTGCCCTGTGCCACCCCCTGCACCATCGGGCCACCTCATCCCCTGGCCGGACTCGCCGGGCCATTGCCGCTGTCCTTGGTGCTGCCCTGCTGACCGGCATCCCCTTCTACTGGTGGCTGGATGTGTGGAGGGACGCGGACCCTCCCAGCACAATGGACAAGGTCCTCAAGTGGGCTCACTGCCTCATTGTCTATTTCATCCCTTGTGGCGTTTTCCTGGTCGCCAACTCGGCCATCATCTGCCGGCTCCGGAGGAGGAGCCAGAGAGGGCTGCCGCCCCGGGTGGGCAAGAGCACAGCCATCCTCCTGGGCGTCACCACGCTCTTCACACTCCTTTGGGCACCCCGGATCTTTGTCATGCTCTACCACCTGTACGTGGCCCCCGTCTCCCGGGACTGGAGGGTCCACCTGGCCTTGGATGTGGCCAACATGGCGGCCATGCTCAACACAGCGGTTAATTTCGGCCTCTACTGCTTTGTCAGCAAGACTTTCCGGGCCACTGTCCGAGAGGTCATCCATGACACCCACTTGCCCTGTGGCCTGGGGTCACGATCTGTGGGTATGGTGGCAGAACCTGTGCTAAAGGCTCCAGGACTCCCCAGAGGGGCAGAATTGTAG
- the BTBD17 gene encoding BTB/POZ domain-containing protein 17: MLRLGYAKPGSWASFWAILTLVGLATHAAHKADVGGESTGTSINHSQMLLQRLQELLRQGNASDVVLRVQVAGTDEVRVFHAHRLLLGLHSELFRELLSNQSEVVLQEPRDCAAVFDKFIRYLYCGELTMLLVQAIPLHRLATKYGVASLQRGVADYMRAHLAGGVGPAVGWYHYAVSTGDEALRQSCLQFLAWNLSAVAGSAEWGAVSPELLAQLLPRSDLVLQDELELFHALEAWLGRARPPPAVAERALRSIRYPMIPPAQLFQLQARSAALARHGPAVADLLLQAYQFHAASPLHYAKFFDVNGSAFLPRNYLAPAWGAPWVINNPARDDRSTSFQTQLGPSGHDSGRRVTWNVLFSPRWLPVSLRPVYADAAGTALPLARPEDGRPRLVVTPASSGGDAAGVSFQKTVLVGARQHGRLLVRHAYSFHQSSEEAGDFLAHADLQRRNSEYLVENALHLHLIVKPVYHTLIRTPK; the protein is encoded by the exons ATGCTTAGGCTGGGCTACGCCAAGCCTGGATCCTGGGCCAGCTTCTGGGCCATCCTGACTTTGGTGGGCCTGGCCACTCATGCAG CCCACAAAGCTGATGTCGGCGGGGAGTCAACAGGCACCTCCATCAACCACTCCCAGATGCTGCTCCAACGCCTGCAGGAGCTGCTGCGGCAGGGCAATGCCAGCGACGTGGTCCTGCGGGTGCAGGTGGCAGGCACCGACGAGGTCCGAGTCTTCCATGCCCACCGCTTGCTCCTGGGGCTGCACAGTGAGCTGTTCCGGGAGCTGTTGAGTAACCAGAGCGAGGTGGTGCTGCAGGAGCCCAGGGACTGTGCTGCTGTCTTTGACAAGTTCATCAG GTACCTCTACTGCGGCGAACTGAccatgctgctggtgcaggccATTCCGCTGCACAGGCTGGCCACCAAGTACGGTGTGGCCTCCCTGCAGCGCGGCGTGGCCGACTACATGCGCGCACACCTGGCGGGCGGCGTGGGCCCGGCGGTGGGCTGGTACCACTACGCGGTGAGCACCGGGGACGAGGCCCTGCGCCAGAGCTGCCtgcagttcctggcctggaacttgtCGGCCGTGGCCGGGAGCGCCGAGTGGGGGGCCGTGAGCCCGGAATTGCTGGCTCAGCTGCTGCCGCGTTCGGACCTGGTGCTGCAGGACGAGCTGGAGCTGTTCCACGCGCTGGAGGCGTGGCTGGGCCGCGCGCGGCCGCCGCCCGCCGTGGCCGAGCGGGCGCTGCGCTCCATCCGCTACCCCATGATCCCGCCGGCCCAGCTGTTCCAGCTGCAGGCGCGCTCGGCCGCCCTGGCGCGACACGGCCCGGCGGTGGCCGACCTCCTGCTGCAGGCCTACCAGTTCCACGCTGCCTCGCCGCTGCACTACGCCAAGTTCTTCGACGTCAACGGCAGCGCCTTTCTGCCCCGCAACTACCTCGCGCCCGCCTGGGGCGCCCCGTGGGTCATCAACAACCCGGCCCGCGACGACCGCAGCACCAGCTTCCAGACCCAGCTGGGCCCGAGCGGCCACGACTCTGGCCGCCGGGTCACGTGGAACGTGCTCTTCTCTCCGCGCTGGCTGCCCGTCAGCCTGCGGCCCGTCTACGCGGACGCCGCGGGCACTGCGCTGCCCCTGGCGCGCCCAGAGGACGGCCGGCCGCGGCTCGTGGTCACACCCGCCAGTAGCGGCGGCGACGCGGCGGGCGTGAGCTTCCAGAAGACGGTGCTGGTGGGGGCGCGCCAGCACGGCCGCCTGCTGGTGCGCCACGCGTACAGCTTCCACCAGAGCAGCGAGGAGGCCGGCGACTTCCTGGCGCACGCCGACCTGCAGCGGCGCAACTCGGAGTACCTGGTGGAGAACGCCCTGCACCTCCACCTCATCGTCAAGCCCGTCTACCACACCCTCATCCGGACCCCCAAGTAG